In Nitrobacteraceae bacterium AZCC 1564, the following proteins share a genomic window:
- a CDS encoding MHS family proline/betaine transporter-like MFS transporter (product_source=KO:K03762; cath_funfam=1.20.1250.20; cog=COG0477; ko=KO:K03762; pfam=PF07690; superfamily=103473; transmembrane_helix_parts=Inside_1_19,TMhelix_20_42,Outside_43_61,TMhelix_62_84,Inside_85_90,TMhelix_91_113,Outside_114_116,TMhelix_117_139,Inside_140_159,TMhelix_160_182,Outside_183_191,TMhelix_192_213,Inside_214_251,TMhelix_252_274,Outside_275_288,TMhelix_289_311,Inside_312_317,TMhelix_318_338,Outside_339_347,TMhelix_348_370,Inside_371_382,TMhelix_383_405,Outside_406_409,TMhelix_410_432,Inside_433_442): MSAIDNVVTGQVTDRQRLLAVLASCFGWSLDLFDLFILLYVAPIIGKLFFPSDHPTLSLAAVYASFTVTLLMRPVGSAIFGSYADRHGRKAAMFTAVCGVGIVTAAFGFLPTLATAGLIAPIAFLVLRLIQGIFVGGVVATTHTVGTESVPTHWRGAVSGLVGGGGAGLGALLASVAFWIASTLYPGQEFEIWGWRFMFYCGIVSSILGLFILKYLEESPVWLAAKARRAAAGPGNTKSPVSQLFTGTHRNVLLVNLLVTGGAGAAYYVTSGYLPTFLKLINKIPNTSASMILVGSAIVATISGPFIGYLSDRIGRRGAFLVVGVPALVLLPLMYLSMASTQNISTIAFYALAISFFGNAVLAPVPIFLNERFPTVLRASGTGLSWNIGFAFGGMMPTFVSLAAGETANIPMSLAAFCFAACALFVIGAIVAGETKGTQLHS, encoded by the coding sequence ATGAGTGCAATCGATAATGTAGTGACTGGGCAGGTGACGGACAGGCAGCGGCTGCTGGCGGTGCTGGCATCTTGCTTCGGCTGGTCGCTGGATCTGTTTGATCTGTTTATCCTTCTTTATGTGGCTCCCATCATCGGCAAGCTGTTCTTCCCGTCGGATCATCCGACGCTGTCCCTTGCCGCCGTGTATGCGTCGTTCACCGTGACGCTTCTCATGCGGCCGGTTGGCTCGGCGATCTTCGGAAGTTACGCGGACCGGCATGGCCGAAAGGCGGCCATGTTCACAGCCGTTTGTGGCGTGGGTATCGTTACTGCGGCGTTCGGCTTCCTGCCGACATTGGCGACTGCGGGGCTGATCGCGCCGATCGCATTCCTTGTGCTGCGTCTGATCCAAGGCATCTTTGTTGGCGGCGTGGTTGCGACGACGCACACCGTCGGCACGGAATCCGTGCCGACGCATTGGCGCGGTGCGGTGTCAGGATTGGTCGGAGGAGGCGGGGCCGGTCTTGGCGCCTTGCTGGCTTCGGTGGCCTTCTGGATCGCGTCGACGCTCTATCCCGGCCAGGAATTCGAGATCTGGGGCTGGCGCTTTATGTTCTACTGCGGAATCGTCAGCTCGATTTTGGGGCTTTTTATCCTGAAATATCTGGAGGAATCTCCGGTCTGGCTGGCTGCAAAGGCCCGGCGTGCGGCCGCTGGTCCGGGTAATACGAAATCTCCCGTATCGCAGTTGTTTACCGGCACCCACCGCAATGTCCTGCTGGTCAACCTGCTTGTGACCGGTGGAGCGGGGGCTGCTTATTATGTGACCTCCGGATATCTGCCCACCTTCCTGAAGCTCATCAACAAGATCCCGAATACGTCAGCTTCGATGATCCTCGTGGGGTCCGCGATTGTCGCGACGATCAGTGGGCCCTTTATTGGCTATCTCAGCGACCGGATTGGCCGGCGTGGCGCATTCCTTGTGGTCGGTGTTCCTGCCCTGGTGTTGCTGCCATTGATGTATCTGTCCATGGCTTCAACGCAGAACATCTCGACGATCGCGTTCTATGCTCTCGCGATCTCGTTCTTTGGAAATGCCGTGCTTGCTCCCGTTCCGATCTTCCTGAACGAGCGTTTTCCGACGGTGTTGCGCGCCAGCGGAACGGGACTGTCGTGGAACATCGGCTTCGCGTTCGGCGGCATGATGCCCACGTTCGTGTCGCTGGCTGCAGGTGAGACCGCCAATATTCCGATGTCGCTTGCGGCGTTCTGTTTCGCGGCTTGTGCGCTCTTTGTGATTGGCGCGATTGTGGCGGGAGAGACCAAGGGTACACAGCTTCATAGCTGA
- a CDS encoding 2-dehydropantoate 2-reductase (product_source=KO:K00077; cath_funfam=1.10.1040.10,3.40.50.720; cog=COG1893; ko=KO:K00077; pfam=PF02558,PF08546; superfamily=48179,51735; tigrfam=TIGR00745) gives MRILCLGAGAIGGYFGGRLVEGGANVEFLVRENRQKQLRADGLRIESKYGNVQVPVTAVTEKEAKGPYDIVLLTCKAYDLANGMATIAPFVGENTAVLPLLNGVAHIEILNAKFGKERVLGGVAKIAATLTPDGLIKHLNDWRYITFGEQSGEMSPRVTRLKEAFDKTSVIASAVPNIMQAMWEKVVHLSTVAGMTCAMRASVGDIARTRDGTELMIELLERNAEIAGREGHRPSDAFLAEYRQLFNDQTSTYTASMLRDIERNGPVEADHILGFMLDKAKQHGVDPSLHRFIYVHLQAYEQRRAVALAKAA, from the coding sequence ATGCGCATTCTGTGTCTGGGGGCGGGCGCCATTGGAGGTTATTTCGGTGGCCGACTGGTCGAAGGCGGCGCCAACGTTGAATTCCTGGTCAGGGAAAATCGGCAAAAGCAGCTCCGCGCGGATGGACTGCGCATTGAGAGCAAGTATGGCAACGTCCAGGTGCCCGTGACGGCCGTCACAGAGAAAGAGGCGAAGGGGCCGTACGACATCGTTCTGTTGACCTGCAAGGCCTATGATCTTGCGAATGGGATGGCGACGATCGCGCCGTTCGTTGGCGAGAATACGGCGGTCCTGCCGCTGCTGAATGGTGTCGCCCATATCGAGATCCTCAATGCCAAGTTCGGCAAGGAGCGGGTTCTCGGCGGTGTGGCCAAGATTGCCGCGACGCTGACGCCGGATGGCCTGATCAAGCATCTCAATGACTGGCGATACATCACCTTTGGTGAACAGAGCGGCGAGATGTCTCCTCGTGTGACCCGGTTGAAGGAAGCTTTCGACAAGACTTCGGTGATCGCGTCGGCAGTGCCGAACATCATGCAGGCGATGTGGGAAAAGGTGGTTCATCTGTCGACCGTTGCCGGCATGACATGTGCCATGCGTGCAAGCGTCGGCGATATCGCGCGGACGCGCGATGGCACCGAGCTCATGATCGAGCTGCTGGAGCGCAATGCCGAGATCGCAGGCCGCGAAGGTCATCGGCCGTCGGATGCGTTTCTCGCCGAGTACCGGCAGCTTTTCAACGACCAGACCTCGACGTACACAGCGTCTATGCTGCGCGACATCGAGCGAAATGGTCCGGTGGAGGCCGATCATATCCTTGGATTCATGCTGGATAAAGCCAAGCAGCACGGGGTCGATCCATCGCTGCATCGCTTCATCTACGTCCATCTTCAGGCTTATGAGCAGCGTCGCGCCGTTGCGCTGGCAAAGGCTGCATAA
- a CDS encoding tartrate dehydrogenase/decarboxylase/D-malate dehydrogenase (product_source=KO:K07246; cath_funfam=3.40.718.10; cog=COG0473; ko=KO:K07246; pfam=PF00180; smart=SM01329; superfamily=53659; tigrfam=TIGR02089), whose amino-acid sequence MSKVHRIAVVAGDGIGMEVMPEGIKVMEAAGKRFGISFQWDEFDWSCERFQKTGRMMPEDGLDRIRSHDAIYLGAVGYPGVPDHVSLWGLLIPIRREFNQYANVRPVKLMPGVKSPLAGRTSKDIDMLIVRENTEGEYSTVGGIRDEGTETERAVQESVFTRKGVDRILRYAFEAARRRRGHVTSATKSNGIAITMPYWDSRLAALSEEYPDVTTTQYHIDILTAHFVRNPHYFDVVVGSNLFGDILSDLGPACAGTIAIAPSANINPEREFPSMFEPVHGSAPDIFGRKIANPIGQIWSGAMMLEHLGYPEAAAAVVKAIERVLLEGPHNPDLGGKASTDEVGSAIAAAVQ is encoded by the coding sequence ATGAGCAAGGTTCATCGGATTGCGGTCGTTGCCGGGGACGGCATCGGCATGGAAGTGATGCCGGAAGGCATCAAGGTGATGGAAGCTGCAGGGAAGCGGTTCGGAATTTCATTCCAGTGGGATGAATTCGACTGGTCCTGCGAGCGTTTCCAGAAGACCGGCCGTATGATGCCGGAAGATGGCCTCGATCGCATTCGCAGCCACGATGCGATCTATCTCGGCGCCGTCGGGTATCCGGGTGTTCCGGACCACGTCTCGCTCTGGGGACTGTTGATCCCGATCCGGCGGGAGTTCAATCAGTACGCCAATGTTCGTCCCGTGAAGCTCATGCCGGGCGTTAAGAGTCCGCTTGCTGGCCGGACGTCCAAAGACATCGATATGCTGATCGTTCGCGAGAACACCGAGGGTGAGTATTCAACGGTCGGCGGAATTCGGGACGAGGGAACGGAGACCGAGCGCGCCGTTCAGGAGAGCGTCTTCACCCGCAAGGGCGTCGATCGGATTCTTCGCTATGCTTTCGAGGCGGCGAGGCGTCGACGCGGGCATGTCACGTCGGCAACCAAATCAAATGGTATTGCGATTACGATGCCATATTGGGACAGCCGCTTGGCCGCACTCTCAGAGGAATATCCGGACGTCACGACAACGCAGTACCACATTGACATTCTCACTGCGCACTTCGTCCGCAATCCGCATTATTTCGATGTCGTCGTGGGATCGAACCTTTTCGGCGACATTCTCTCTGATCTCGGACCGGCCTGTGCGGGGACGATTGCCATTGCGCCATCGGCCAACATCAACCCCGAGCGTGAATTCCCTTCGATGTTCGAGCCGGTTCATGGTTCGGCGCCGGACATCTTTGGACGGAAGATCGCCAACCCCATCGGGCAGATCTGGTCCGGTGCGATGATGCTGGAGCACCTCGGCTATCCTGAGGCGGCGGCAGCGGTTGTAAAGGCGATCGAGCGGGTGTTGCTCGAAGGGCCTCATAATCCCGACCTTGGCGGGAAGGCGTCCACCGACGAGGTGGGGTCGGCCATTGCCGCGGCGGTCCAATGA
- a CDS encoding DNA-binding GntR family transcriptional regulator (product_source=COG1802; cath_funfam=1.10.10.10,1.20.120.530; cog=COG1802; pfam=PF00392,PF07729; smart=SM00345,SM00895; superfamily=46785,48008), whose product MLERTPQTEKELSAADLAYGGIIDLVLNSELRPGERTSVNLLAARLDLGRTPVKEAITRLQTEGLLSVAGRSGTMVNRIDHTQTEQLFALRRALEDFAADFAVQNATAKDIQQIKKCLQKLGRSNSTSEFVRANVEFHSLIVAAAGNPFLIRFYGQLQIQLQIVTYLVRRGFDPKAADVRQREHAAIVHALEKRNAAALKNALRTHVLTTERAILATLSADNERRERLVRRK is encoded by the coding sequence ATGCTGGAGCGCACACCTCAAACGGAGAAAGAGCTTTCTGCGGCCGACCTGGCCTATGGCGGGATCATTGATCTCGTCCTGAACAGTGAGCTCAGGCCGGGAGAGCGTACGTCGGTCAACTTGCTCGCGGCGCGCCTTGATCTCGGCCGCACGCCGGTCAAGGAGGCGATCACCCGTCTTCAGACGGAAGGATTGCTGTCCGTGGCCGGCCGCAGCGGCACGATGGTCAACCGCATCGACCATACCCAGACCGAGCAATTATTCGCGTTACGCCGCGCACTGGAAGATTTCGCCGCGGACTTCGCTGTTCAGAACGCGACCGCGAAAGATATTCAGCAGATCAAGAAGTGCCTGCAGAAGCTCGGCCGATCCAATTCGACATCTGAATTCGTGCGGGCGAATGTGGAGTTCCACTCGCTGATCGTCGCTGCGGCGGGAAATCCGTTTCTGATCCGCTTCTATGGGCAACTTCAGATCCAGCTCCAGATCGTGACGTATTTGGTCCGGCGCGGGTTCGATCCGAAAGCGGCTGACGTCCGACAACGGGAACATGCTGCAATCGTGCACGCGCTTGAAAAGCGTAATGCGGCGGCACTGAAGAATGCGCTTCGCACCCACGTTCTCACCACTGAGCGGGCGATCCTGGCGACGTTGAGCGCTGATAACGAACGACGAGAGCGATTGGTGCGGCGCAAATAA
- a CDS encoding nitrilase (product_source=KO:K01501; cath_funfam=3.60.110.10; cog=COG0388; ko=KO:K01501; pfam=PF00795; superfamily=56317): MAGDDLRNLSKLDGPSEPKYLAACVQAAPVAFDLQATLEKTRDLAADAARQGAKLILFPEAFISAYPRGTSFGATIGARSPEGRELFRRYHASSIEIPGPAVGVLGQVAKQSRAYLVMGVIERDGGTLYCTVVTFAPDGRYLGKHRKLMPTGSERLVWGFGDGSTLPVYDTDIGKLGSVICWENYMPMMRAAMYSQRIQVYCAPTADGRPTWLPSMQHIALEGRCFVLSSNQFCKRSDYPEDYPSDLPSEGDAIVSRGGSCIVDPLGNILAGPLWDKEGIITAEIDIAQVARAQYDFDPVGHYSRPDVFSLTVDKREKRAVNSLIAGID; the protein is encoded by the coding sequence ATGGCTGGTGACGATCTTAGAAACTTAAGCAAGCTCGATGGACCGTCCGAGCCGAAATATCTGGCAGCCTGCGTTCAGGCCGCGCCTGTCGCGTTTGATTTGCAGGCGACACTTGAAAAGACGCGGGATCTGGCGGCGGACGCTGCGCGCCAGGGCGCCAAGCTGATCCTTTTCCCTGAAGCATTTATCTCGGCCTATCCGCGCGGAACGAGCTTCGGCGCAACAATCGGCGCGCGGTCGCCTGAAGGCCGCGAACTGTTTCGCCGCTATCATGCATCGTCGATCGAGATTCCTGGACCTGCGGTCGGCGTTCTCGGGCAGGTCGCCAAGCAAAGCCGCGCTTATCTCGTCATGGGCGTCATCGAGCGCGACGGCGGCACGCTGTATTGCACTGTTGTGACATTTGCGCCGGACGGCCGCTATCTCGGTAAGCATCGCAAGCTGATGCCGACCGGTTCGGAGCGTCTGGTGTGGGGATTTGGTGATGGATCGACGTTGCCGGTTTACGATACCGATATCGGCAAGCTCGGCTCCGTGATCTGCTGGGAAAATTACATGCCGATGATGCGCGCGGCCATGTACTCACAGCGCATTCAGGTCTATTGCGCGCCGACTGCCGATGGCCGGCCGACATGGTTGCCGTCGATGCAGCATATCGCGCTCGAAGGACGTTGCTTTGTTTTATCGAGCAATCAGTTCTGCAAACGTAGTGACTATCCGGAGGACTATCCGTCGGATCTTCCGAGCGAGGGCGATGCCATCGTGTCGCGTGGCGGAAGCTGCATTGTCGATCCTCTTGGCAATATTCTTGCTGGTCCGCTTTGGGACAAGGAAGGCATCATCACCGCGGAGATCGACATCGCGCAGGTGGCAAGAGCACAATACGATTTCGATCCGGTTGGGCACTACAGCCGTCCCGACGTCTTCTCGCTGACCGTCGATAAACGCGAGAAGCGCGCGGTCAACTCTTTGATCGCAGGGATCGATTAA
- a CDS encoding mannose-6-phosphate isomerase-like protein (cupin superfamily) (product_source=COG0662; cog=COG0662; pfam=PF07883; superfamily=51182): MNDQVLVSVKNIFAAVAAGAHGNCSKAVLHQVPESETSLFSVHPGEKLAPHIHTKTWDLFIAVSGNGEIRWKGKEGEGVVPMPTHAFCAMPPGYEHEVCNLSDAEPFSFVLIHAPWTGYDFVKTKKS, encoded by the coding sequence ATGAACGATCAAGTTTTGGTTTCGGTGAAGAATATTTTCGCTGCGGTTGCCGCTGGTGCGCACGGCAATTGTTCGAAAGCAGTGCTGCATCAGGTCCCGGAATCGGAGACGAGTCTCTTCAGCGTCCACCCCGGAGAAAAACTCGCCCCGCATATCCATACGAAGACATGGGACCTGTTCATTGCTGTGTCGGGTAATGGCGAGATCCGCTGGAAAGGGAAGGAAGGCGAGGGAGTCGTTCCCATGCCGACGCACGCTTTCTGTGCAATGCCTCCCGGGTACGAGCACGAAGTCTGTAATCTGAGCGACGCTGAGCCATTCAGCTTCGTCCTCATTCACGCGCCTTGGACCGGATACGACTTCGTCAAGACGAAGAAGAGCTGA
- a CDS encoding NitT/TauT family transport system substrate-binding protein (product_source=KO:K02051; cath_funfam=3.40.190.10; cleavage_site_network=SignalP-noTM; cog=COG0715; ko=KO:K02051; pfam=PF09084; superfamily=53850) produces the protein MKRLCSLLAIVCLSFGAAHAEPVKLTIPTLPSPSLGAFMGPVIKSQKFDEQNGLDLTFVQKPTATYRTDFAAGTDQLGGSGTLLADVALLKVKGLDVVYLFNVFDFWGTVVVPKSSDVKTVADLNGRTLAASLPTANFPMFRYLAKLGGLDVDTVQLRNSDSSGLVPLAKSGRTDAVQLWEPSYSILIHGNNDFRSIDVMSKWKQATGLSAFPYLGISAQRAWVEKNKPLIPKLYATYEKAAAFVKSNPKQAAAVISKDLGIPEAVTLDLISSDRLQLNVYWAGVNKKAAEQVFKAAQDSGYLKTAPGEEVLYDPGT, from the coding sequence ATGAAGCGACTTTGTTCTCTGCTCGCTATTGTCTGTCTATCTTTTGGTGCTGCACACGCTGAGCCCGTCAAGCTCACAATCCCGACGCTTCCATCGCCTTCGCTCGGAGCGTTCATGGGGCCTGTCATCAAGTCGCAGAAGTTTGACGAGCAGAATGGCCTCGATCTGACGTTCGTTCAAAAGCCGACGGCTACCTACCGGACGGACTTTGCCGCGGGTACGGATCAGTTGGGCGGAAGCGGAACGTTGCTTGCTGACGTCGCCCTTCTCAAGGTGAAGGGCCTGGACGTTGTCTATCTGTTCAACGTGTTCGATTTCTGGGGAACGGTTGTCGTGCCCAAGAGCAGTGACGTGAAGACGGTCGCTGATCTCAACGGGAGGACACTCGCTGCTTCTTTGCCAACGGCGAATTTCCCGATGTTCCGCTACCTCGCAAAACTCGGTGGTCTGGATGTGGATACGGTCCAGTTGCGAAATTCTGATTCCTCTGGACTGGTGCCACTCGCGAAGAGCGGACGCACGGACGCGGTGCAGTTGTGGGAGCCGTCATACTCGATCCTGATCCACGGCAACAATGACTTCCGCAGCATCGATGTGATGTCGAAGTGGAAGCAAGCGACGGGGCTATCCGCATTCCCATATCTCGGCATATCTGCGCAGCGAGCGTGGGTCGAAAAGAACAAGCCGCTGATTCCAAAGCTGTACGCCACCTACGAAAAGGCTGCAGCCTTTGTGAAGAGCAACCCGAAGCAAGCGGCGGCGGTCATCTCCAAGGACCTCGGCATCCCTGAAGCCGTGACACTTGATTTGATCTCGTCGGATCGCCTGCAGCTCAACGTGTATTGGGCGGGGGTCAACAAGAAAGCAGCCGAACAGGTTTTCAAGGCCGCGCAGGATTCCGGCTATCTGAAGACCGCGCCGGGAGAGGAGGTGCTCTATGATCCAGGAACGTAA
- a CDS encoding NitT/TauT family transport system permease protein (product_source=KO:K02050; cath_funfam=1.10.3720.10; cog=COG0600; ko=KO:K02050; pfam=PF00528; superfamily=161098; transmembrane_helix_parts=Inside_1_33,TMhelix_34_56,Outside_57_81,TMhelix_82_104,Inside_105_116,TMhelix_117_139,Outside_140_142,TMhelix_143_161,Inside_162_208,TMhelix_209_231,Outside_232_240,TMhelix_241_263,Inside_264_277), producing MIQERNVVGESLAPPVATNSGRSLWQRIREHQPIIVDLIGVAVLWQISTYFFSPAIVPPLGDIGEAIWKIFSQWSNLVSLLVTSLRVLISLLLAFVLGTMLGVMMGLFKGVRTYARPLLHMIQGVPALSWVVFAVIWFAQVEVRIAFILLIGTLPAFALYVDSAVQSVNLDLIHLGQAFRASRLQSFTKIILPAIVPEIMSAWTVNLGNGVRVAVIAELIGSTVGVGFQLLQAQSVFDMAGAVAWTLSLVAVLFVYQGIISFVESQLLSWRPKSEVA from the coding sequence ATGATCCAGGAACGTAACGTGGTTGGAGAAAGCCTCGCACCTCCGGTCGCAACCAACTCCGGACGATCGCTCTGGCAACGGATTAGGGAGCATCAGCCGATCATCGTCGATCTGATCGGCGTTGCAGTTCTCTGGCAAATCTCGACTTACTTCTTTTCGCCGGCGATCGTTCCGCCACTTGGAGATATTGGCGAGGCGATCTGGAAGATCTTTTCGCAGTGGTCGAATCTGGTCAGCCTGCTTGTCACATCTCTCCGTGTGCTCATCTCGCTCCTCCTCGCATTTGTGCTGGGAACGATGCTGGGTGTGATGATGGGACTGTTCAAAGGCGTGCGGACCTATGCGCGCCCGCTGCTCCACATGATCCAGGGCGTTCCGGCACTGTCGTGGGTCGTGTTCGCCGTCATCTGGTTTGCGCAGGTCGAGGTGCGAATTGCCTTCATTCTGCTGATCGGCACGCTTCCGGCATTTGCGTTGTATGTCGACAGCGCGGTTCAATCCGTCAATCTGGATCTCATTCACCTCGGGCAAGCCTTCCGCGCGAGCAGATTGCAAAGCTTCACGAAGATCATTCTTCCGGCGATCGTGCCTGAAATCATGAGCGCGTGGACGGTCAATCTCGGCAACGGCGTTCGCGTGGCTGTGATCGCTGAGTTGATCGGATCGACAGTCGGGGTCGGATTCCAGCTTCTTCAAGCGCAATCCGTTTTCGATATGGCGGGTGCCGTCGCCTGGACGCTCAGCCTGGTTGCCGTGCTGTTCGTCTATCAGGGCATTATCAGCTTCGTTGAAAGCCAACTCTTGTCGTGGCGCCCGAAAAGTGAGGTTGCGTGA
- a CDS encoding NitT/TauT family transport system ATP-binding protein (product_source=KO:K02049; cath_funfam=3.40.50.300; cog=COG1116; ko=KO:K02049; pfam=PF00005; smart=SM00382; superfamily=52540), whose product MAEEPVVAFSGVTKTFQRDGAPFTACSNLNFDVQRGEVVAIVGETGCGKSTALSLLLGLQEPSAGTVRVLGNDPFAQFQSLKGRVGIIFQNDRLLPWRSALDNVAFGLEILHVPKAERLEKARFWLDRVGLSRFMNSYPHQLSGGMRQRVSIARTFALNPPLLLADEAFSALDEITAAALRNDLLSLIGEEKKTTIFITHSVTEAAELAERILVFGKPGRVVSEIRAKDMLTRGQSRADIAAEIRNGLKSARSLQTYSMAS is encoded by the coding sequence ATGGCCGAAGAACCAGTTGTCGCGTTTTCAGGGGTTACGAAGACCTTCCAAAGAGATGGCGCTCCATTCACGGCCTGTTCGAATCTGAACTTCGACGTGCAGCGCGGTGAGGTGGTTGCCATCGTCGGTGAAACGGGGTGCGGTAAATCCACCGCACTGTCCCTGCTGCTGGGGTTGCAGGAGCCAAGCGCCGGTACAGTGCGCGTTCTGGGCAACGATCCCTTTGCGCAGTTTCAGTCGCTCAAGGGCAGGGTCGGCATCATCTTCCAGAACGATCGGCTTCTGCCGTGGCGATCCGCGCTGGATAATGTCGCCTTCGGTCTGGAAATTCTGCATGTTCCGAAGGCGGAAAGGCTGGAGAAGGCCCGCTTCTGGCTCGACCGCGTGGGGCTTTCTCGTTTCATGAACTCCTATCCGCATCAGCTCTCGGGCGGCATGCGGCAGCGTGTGTCCATCGCCCGGACGTTCGCGCTCAATCCGCCGCTACTCCTGGCGGACGAAGCATTTTCCGCGCTCGACGAGATTACGGCGGCTGCCTTGCGGAATGATCTGCTCAGCCTGATCGGTGAGGAGAAGAAGACCACGATCTTCATCACCCACTCGGTGACGGAAGCGGCTGAACTGGCAGAACGCATTTTGGTGTTCGGAAAGCCGGGGCGCGTGGTCTCTGAGATCAGGGCCAAGGATATGCTGACGAGGGGGCAGTCCCGTGCGGATATCGCGGCCGAGATCCGCAATGGCCTCAAGTCAGCGCGGTCGCTGCAGACCTATTCAATGGCATCGTAA
- a CDS encoding uncharacterized protein (DUF983 family) (product_source=COG5349; cath_funfam=2.20.28.20; cog=COG5349; pfam=PF06170; superfamily=57783; transmembrane_helix_parts=Inside_1_56,TMhelix_57_79,Outside_80_82,TMhelix_83_102,Inside_103_144): protein MHDQDRVSLSRALWRGFLCKCPNCGKGHLFGKFLKVADHCDVCGEEFHHHRADDFPAYLVIVVVGHIIVPLILAVETAYAPPYWLQFAAWLPLTLFSSLALLQPTKGMVVGFQWQTGMHGFEAAKLRRVKETAAETTPQDSVLA from the coding sequence ATGCACGACCAGGATCGCGTTTCCCTCTCTCGAGCTTTATGGCGAGGTTTCCTTTGCAAATGTCCGAACTGCGGAAAGGGACACCTGTTCGGCAAGTTTCTAAAGGTTGCGGACCATTGCGACGTGTGCGGCGAGGAATTCCATCATCACCGCGCCGACGACTTCCCGGCCTATCTCGTGATCGTCGTGGTTGGGCACATCATCGTGCCGCTGATCCTCGCGGTTGAGACGGCCTACGCACCGCCCTACTGGCTGCAATTCGCAGCGTGGCTACCGCTGACCCTGTTCAGTTCACTGGCGCTTCTGCAACCGACCAAAGGCATGGTGGTCGGATTCCAGTGGCAAACGGGAATGCACGGCTTCGAGGCCGCGAAACTACGACGCGTCAAGGAGACGGCAGCCGAGACCACTCCGCAGGATTCGGTCCTCGCCTGA